Below is a genomic region from candidate division KSB1 bacterium.
GATAGTTGTTGCAAATAAGTGCGCAATTGCTCGGCTTTGATTGAATTCCAATCGGGTGATGCAAAATAAGCATAAAGCCGGAGTTCTTGTTGATAACATCCCTGCGCACCTTGCTCAAAGAGAAAATTAGTAATGGCTTCCTCGGTTTCTGGGGTCACTGAAAGGCTAATTGCTATCCAAAATTTATTCATTTGTGCTACCAATTCATCAAAATGCCTTAGTAATGAAGGTATTCTTCATTTCGAGCATAATAGAGACTCCGAAGGGCCTTCAATTTTATGATTGCTCCATGTCTGCCAATTGGTGAATCGAAGAACTGACCTTTTTGGTACTATGCTAGAGGTTTCTCCCATTTGCCTCATCAGCAAAACGAACGACCATATCTTGATCTCTTGATTGCTGGAGAGAAAGCTCATAGCAATTTGTAACCGAATGAGGGCACAAGGACCACCCTTTTAGGGTTGTCATTTCGAATACTTCTCGTTTATGGGTTCACTGTGACGGACTTCCACAATTATGCTGCGATCTAGTTGGGAAACCAAATAGCCCCAGAGCAAGCTTTATAACCAAAGGTGAAATTACCAATTGCCCTTCAGACCGATCTCGAAGTAAAAACCCAAAGCAGGATATTTCTCCCACAACTGGTATTTTTGATTGAGCAAATTATTGATTTCTGCATAAGCAGCGATGTTTTTCATCAATTGGCGAACGCCCCGAGCAGAAATCAATACAAATCCATCCAGTCGCTTCATATTGTTTCGATCGGCATAGCGTGGCCCAACCATTGTCAGCGATATAGAAGTTTGCGTGGCTCGGTCAATTTGATAGTCAAAATTTATCGGCAATCGGAGTCTTTCTAAATAGGGCACGCGGTCACCATGAAGATTGGTCGAATCTCGCTGAATCTGGTCAAATTGCCATTGGAGGGCTGTTTCCAGGTTGGCGCGTGGCGAGAGCCGATATCGGGTTAACAGTCTCAACGTTAACAACCGCACTTTATCGATCTCGCCGAGCTCCAATAATCCCAGTTCAGTGTCACGAACCCAGTAGCCGAAAGAGCGCCAGGTTTGACGAATCAATTCAAAGTTTAGGGAGAAATATGACGATGGCGTGTATTCTCCTGACAATCGCAACTCCAGTTCATTGCGGATGGGGACGAAAATAGTTTTGAGCGAGAGGAAGGGATTTTTCTCGATTAGCTCGACATAATTAGAGGGGGACAGTTCTTTGCTCAATCTCAATTTTAAACCCAATTGTTTAACTGGGGTGGTGATCAGCTCGATGGATGGCCAAAGTTGATACGCGGAGAGCGAATCGTTGACATCGAGGTTTTCGAACAAAATACTGGGTTGAATGGTGATATGGCTTTTAATGACAAATGAGGAGCTCGCCCCTAAGTAGAGATAATTTTTTGCATTGGTCGAATCACTATCGTTGCGGCTTAAAGCCTGATATTCGTATCCCGCTCGCCATTGGATTGGGAGATTCCAATAGCTCGTTTGATAAGCAGCGGCCAACCCCACATGGCGAAGCAGCCCTTTCTGACGAAAATCATTGCCATCATTATCGTAAAAATTTGTCTGCTGATACGTGAGTCCAAAATTGGCCGATTGCTCGGTATCGATGATCCACTGCGAATCAAGTTTCAAATCTCCTCCCCTTTTGCGGCGATGCAATTGCTCAATGGGGGAGCCGTATAGGCCGTAATTTGCCCAATGGAAATCAAGTTGACTGGAAAAGTTGATCTGAGGGATAGGAGGAAAACTGAACTGCCCCTGGAGCGCGCCTTGAGAGAACTGGCTATTTTCGTATTGGCCACTGCTCCGATTGTAGAACCCATGAAGACCAAAATAGTAATCGCTGATTCTCTGCCAATGACCGACAGCAAAATTGAATTTTTCGAACCGGCCGACATCGACCTGGCCCAGCGTGCGGGATTTAGGGGGTTTGGCTTGGTTCAAGAGGCGGCGATTTTTATTCACAAGATCGAGTTCATCTGCCATTGGACGATAGCTGATTTTGGGGGCAATCGCTTTGGCATCATCCCAGGGCTGAGCTAATTTATCGCCACTGATACGCAAAGATCGGTCACTGCCATAAATCAGCACATCAGGCAGTTGTAACTGCGCTGGCTCGACAGATGGCAGCAATTTTTGATCGACTTCTTTGGTAGTATCTACCTGAGTAGATCGTTCTTGGGCAATCGTGTTAGTATGATTCCAACAAGTGAAGCAAGCCATGACAAGAACGAAACCGATTCGAAAGATCGCTCTGTTCATTTATCTCCCAGCGATTTCTTGTAATTTGCGATGCGCTTTTTGTTGATATTCTTTATCCTGATATTGCTCGATGATGGTACGGTACAACAACCGAGCTTCACCGAATCGCCCCTGTTGCTCGTTGGCAATCCCTGCCTGAAAAATCCCACGCAACACCCATTGCTGCTGCGTTGGAAAAAGATACTTGACCTTGAGGTACTCAATGGCTGCTTTCGAATAATCGCGCTGCCTAAAATAGAGCTCGCCTATCCAATATTGAGCTTCAGCAGATAGTTCAGGGATTTGATAGTCGACAACCTGTTGCAGCAAGCTCCTCGCAAGATCATATTTCCCCTGATTCAGGTGAGCTTTGCCCGATTCCAATTTAGCCCAATAACTGAGTTCCGTTGCCGGATATTGTTCGATCAACTGCTCAAAGATCGCCAGCGCACTTTCAAAACGATTCAAAGCGGCGTAGCAACGCCCTATTTCCAGTCTGGCCTTCCCCGCATGCTCGGTCCCAGCATAGACCGACTCCATCTGCTGATAATTCATGATCGCTCGTTCATAGTCCTGCTGATGCTGATATAATTCCCCGATTTTCATAAAAGCGAGAGGCGAGATTGGGTCCCGAGGATACAGACTCACTTGTTTTTGATATGCAGTCAAAGCCCGCGTCGCATCTTCCAACTTCATATAGCTCTGGCCGATCCAATACCAGGCCGCACCAGATGGCTCGGACGTTGGATACTCCTTCAGCAATTTTTGATACTGCTCGATCGCTTGTTCAAATTGGTTCAAATTGAACAATAGCTCTGCACGTCGGTTCTGGAGCTCTGCCGCCAATTTGGTGCCTGGGTATTTTTTGATATAGTCCTCGGCGACTTGCACCGCAGCCTCTGTCTTCCCTTGTTGCAATAATGACCATTGAATTCCGCTGACCGCATCATCGACAAGATCACCATTGGGAAATCGATCGATGACCCGACGATAATGCTCGATGGCTTTATCATAATGTCCCATATTATAATAACAGTCCGCTTGCCCATAGATAGCATCGGCGACAAATGGGCTATTGGGGAATTGATCGATCATTTTTTGAAAATGAGCAATGGCTGATGCATAATCACCAGCTCGGAAGAACGAATTTCCGACCATATATTTCGCCTCAGCCGCCCAGCGACTGGTGGGATAAATTTCCAATACTTTTTGAAATTCTAAAGCGCTGGCACGATAATCATTTTGTCGGAGATAGCATTGGCCAATCTGGAATTGCGCCTCAGCACGATCATCGATCGAAATATTATAACCTTGCACGCTGCGATAGCGTTCGACTGCTTTGTCGTACTGCTTTAAGTTAAAGTAACCGTCGCCACTTCGCAACACTGCATCTGCTCTGATGGTCACATCGGTAGCCAGTTGCTGGGCTTGATCGAACGCTGCGATTGCCTCAGCAAAATTGTGACGCTTGAGCTGACACCATCCCAAACCATAATAGCTCTCTGCCAATTTGCTGGAGGTTGGATATGTTGCAATGATCATCTCATAAGCGCTGCTGGCTTCGATATATCGATTCAAATGGAAAAGCGCTTCCCCTTTCCAGAACCAGCCGAGATCCGCAATCTCATGATCAGGAAATTGGTTCAATAATTTTTCCAAATGAACCAGCGCGGATTCGTACCGCTGCTGTTGAATCAGACACCAAGCGAGCTTTTGTAATGTATTCGGGATGGCATTGGATGTGGCATACTGGCTCAGCACCAATTCATAGGCTTGAATGGCGGCATCCAACTGTTTGGTTGCCCGAAAGCACTCTCCCACCATGAAGGCGGCTTCCCCAGCGACGCGACTTTGAGGAAATAACTTTAAAATTTCTTCAAACAATTGGCGGGCTTCTGCATATCGATCTTCGCTGAAATCGATGACAGCGATTTCATAATAAGCCTCGGCGGCCTTATCATGATTGGGATATTTTTCAAGCAAAGTTTTGAACATTGCTCGGCCAGATCGGGATTGCCCCTGGAGCGTGTAGCATCGGCCTTGGTGATATAACGCGCTTGGAACAAGCGGGCTCTGCGGATGATTGCGCAGTAGTGACTCAAAAGCAGAGATCGCTTGATCATATTTTTGTTGCTGCAAATACGCCCACCCAATCCCATAGTAGCAATCGTCAATGAATTCAGTAGCCGTTTTCTGTGTGATCAGTTGCTGATATTGTTGAATCGCTTGATCAAATTTTCCCAAATTCAGATAGGCCTCACCGATCAAAAACGCTGCCCGGTCGCGATACTGATCATTGGGATACTTTTCGATGGCAGTGGACAACAACCGCACGGCGAGCTCCCATTCGCCGTTGTTCATCGCAGCGAATCCGATCCGATAGATCACAACAGCATGAAGCTTACTATTCGGATAATCCGACAATAATTTTTTATAGGCTGTCAGCGCCTGATTGAACTGTTTTTCCGATTCGTAAATAAAGCCAATGGAGTAAAGCGCATAATCCGCCATACCGCCTTGAGGAAAACGGTCGACAATGGATTGATAGAGCTTCAATGCCTCGGATAGATTCCCCATGCGATATTCGGATTCCGCCAACCAATACAACGCATCGTCCTCTAACTCTGGGTTTTTATAACTGATAAGAAATTGATTAAGAATCTCTCGAGCGCGTCCAAATTGATTGAGATGGAAATAGCTTTCGCCGATGCGAACCATGGCGGGCTGTCGATATTGGATAGCCGGTGTACCCATTATCAGCTTCTGATAGTATTCGATAGATTTTTTATAATCGGATGTCTGAAAAAAGGATTCTGCTAACATGAAAGTGGCAGTAGTGGCATAAGGGCTATTAGGATAACGCGCCAAAAAATCAGTCAATTGGGAAATGGCCATCTTGTACAGTCGGTCCTGATAGGCGCTCCGGGCTGCCGTGAATAGCCGTTCCTCGGAAATCGGACTAACCTGGGACCAACCGCTGCTCATAATCAGACATAAATAAATTGCCTCACCGAGGAGAATGATCTTTTTTTTCATGATGCAATGAACCTGCTGGTGAAAGATACGAACTCGAACTATCGTGTTTTTTATTTCACAATAAGACTCGCAAATATATTTCCAAAATCATGGCCCTGCATGTCATAACACTCATTAAGGGCGTCTGCAAAATTTAACATTTCAACCCATCAGATTTTTGGGAGCTTTCTGGCTTATTAATTCTGCACCAATTTATCCGACTTCCCCATTTGCTCGCGAGTAATTCGATCCGGTTAAGAAGAAGATGAAATTATATTTCTATGAATCTAAAATCCAATTTGCTCAGCGTCAGTCATTAGCTTGAAATTAGAAATAAGGGTCGCTGACCACTACTTTCAAGGCGCGGGGAAGCATCGAAATCGATAGATTTTTTTTCCCTTCGAAGACCTCGCCATCCAAGGTATAGGGAGCTGGGAACTCTCGGATGATTCGGAATTTGGTCGCACGGTAGATGCGAGTGAATGGCGCGCGATCAATATGGCCAGTAAAAAGCGTTGGCAAATAGTATACGGCTGAGACCAAACTGGTTGGTTCAATTATGGCAAGGTCGAGCAGCCCATCATCCGGTCGCGCTTTGGGAGCAATGATGGCATTATTGCCATATTGTTTCGTATTCGCGACCGCCACAACCAGTGCTCGGGTTCGAATCGTCTGTCCCTCAAATTGAATCACGTATTCTGGTTCTCGATAGCGAAAGAACTCACGAACGCCAGCAATATAATAAGGCGCTGGCCCTCGAATCTTTCCTTCTTCAAATCGTTTGCCGATCATCGCATCCAACCCGAGACCAGCAATCACAAAAAAGTAACGATCTTCAGCGAGCCCCACATCAATGCTTCGGATCGATCCCCGAGTGATGACCTTTGCCGCGCGACGGAGACTGACAGGAATCCCCAAGCCTCGAGCCAATCCATTCCCAGATCCGTTCGGCATAATTCCCAGCGCAGTTTCTGAATTGACCAGCCCGGAAGCAGTCTCATTCACCGTCCCATCACCGCCAATTGCAACCACAATGTCGTCCCCTTCCTGTGCGGCTTTTCGGGAAATTTCATAAGCATGCCCTTTTCCTTCAGTCACAAAAAACTCGTAACTGCAGAGATTCCTCGGAAAATAATAATCAATCACTCGCCTCACATACTGCTCTGGATGAATAAATCCAGAATGTGGATTGTAAATAAATTTGATTCTTTTTCCTCGCTCCATTCATTCGTCCGTATTACTTACTGGTTTCTATTACTCATCCTCTTTTGATAACTGGGATGAAAAATAAAGAATTCGTTTTCAAAAATCAAGCAAAATAAAAAAATAAAAATGCCAAAAATTATACTTGACATGTCAATGAAAGTTTAATATATTTTGTGTTTTTTAAATGGCAATGGTTTTCGTTTTCATACCAGCCTTTGGCTTTTCATGAATTGATAACATCATTGTTTAAGGAGGAACAACAATGGTCTTGGAGGAATTAAGAAAACAGGTATTGGAGATCCTTCAACAAAAGGATGTTACGGGCAAAGAGCTGATCAAAACCATCATTAATGAAAACAAGGAAAAAATAAAATCGCTTGGATTGCCCAAATACGATGTCGAAAACCCTGCGGCGATGGGAAATTTCATCGCAAAGGAGATCATCCCCCATTTAGGGGTTCCAGTTTATAAAGAAAAAATCAATATTCGGGGCAAGAAGCGCACATTATACAGTCTAAATCAGAATGAAAAACGTGTCCCGGTTGTTTAAAACAAAATCGATATAATTTATCCGACAAAGCATGAATCGGTGGTCATAATGATCACCGATTTTTTTTGTATGCCAGCTGATAAATTAGCTGGTAGGCTCGATCCGGGTCATATTCATTTTTTAGCAATTCTTCTGTCCGACATTGGATGCGATCCACTAATTGTTCGAATTGATAATTGACATGAAAATGATTGAACAACTCCAGTGCCAATCGGCTCATTAACGTAGCGCGAACAGTTCTGATGCCAAAATGTAATTGGATAAGTGCTGCAGCGCGACCAACAATCTTATCAACGACCAGCAATCGGCTGGGATCGATCTGATGTTGATCGATGAATTCCTCTAACTCAAATAGCGGGTACAACCATTTACCATCGCTATAAAAAACGATTTCTCCATCCAAATATGCTTCTAATGTATGCTGCATGACTTGGCCTTCCGATTTCAAGATATGATTGATGTGATTGATCAAATGAACCATCCGAATCGAATGTGCAACTTGACTGTGATTCGCGCCCCAGTGGGGAAAGCTCTGTCATAAGAGAATAGGCTCAGCAAAAGGGCTCCTCGATATCAATTCAGTTTAGCCAATTAGGATTGCGATTGACTTCGCGCGGCTCTGAGCCGCTGCCAAAACGGTTTAAACAGAAAACTTCTGTCGTCCAATCGGCAGAGACGCTCAAACATCGGACGGGTCACGGTAAATGCGAGCAAATTTGCTGGCAGATATTGTCGCATCGCGATGTCGGTCCCACCGATGATCGCCCGAGGTATCGTGATATCTGGAAACAGTGGAGCCAATTGCGAGCATCCAGACCCGAATGGCGCAATCACGGGCGATGGGTCTTCGGGCGCACTCTCATATTGTGCGCCGATCATCAGTAAGCTGAGCTGATCGGGATTGACAAAAAAGGTAACTGTCTTGAGAAACTGATAGAGCGCTGGCTTGAGCGGGCCGATCAAAAGGTTCGGATGGTCTGGTTGATAGGGCTTCGCCTGTTCGATCCACTTGCCCATGAGCGAATGCGATGCCTTTAATCCCTCTTCATCGACCAAAAATTTGATAAAATCTTGGCGGTTCCTCGTCTCCTGACCGAACAGCCAGCGACCAGCACCCCCACAGCCGAAGTTATCGCTCGTGAGATGGAGGGTGTATCCCTCAAGCCAGCGATGAAAGAACGCGAACACGCAATTGCGCGTTTTCGGCTGAGGCGCGATCAGCGGCGCAAATGGAGCTGCATCGGGCGCGTCGTAAAAGCCGATCAGCGGTAACGATATTCCGCTGCGTCGGATTAATAAATCAGGATTGGATTGCATATTGAGTTCCTTTTTAAACGGAGGTCATCATTCCAATGATGCGTTTATGAGTAATCATGATTCGTGCTGGCAGGTTGATTAGCCATAGCGCCCTTCAATGTAATCGGCCGTGCGAGGATCCATGGGATTGATGAACAGATCCTCGGTGCGTCGGTGTTCGATCAGCTCTCCAAGCAACATGAAAATGCATTCATCACTGACGCGGCGCGCCTGAGCCATGTTATGAGTGACGATCACAATTGTATACTTCCCCGCCAATTGGAACATGAGTTCCTCGATGTTCCGCGTCGCCTCGACATCCAATGCTGAGCAGGGTTCATCCATGAGGATAATCTGGGGCTTTAAAGGCAAGAGCCGAGCAATGCAGAGCTTCTGCTGCTGCTCCAATTGAAGACTGGTGGCTTTAACGTGGAGTTTATCTTTCAATTCATGCCATAAGCCAACAGCTTCCAGCGCTGAGTGCACCGCTTCATCAGCCATGGCTTTGGTGTAATCGTTGCGGCGTTGATGGATGCGATAGCCGAAAATGACATTTTCATATACAGAAAGCGGCAGTGGATTGGGCCGTTGAAAAACCATGCCGACGTTTTTTCGCAATTCGATGAGCGAGACATCCGGGTCGTAGATATTTTTGCCCCAAATTTTGATTTCACCGGTCGTTGTCACATTACCATAGCGCTCATTAACGCGATTGAAGCAACGCAATAGCGTCGTTTTTCCGCATCCTGACGGGCCGATCAGCGCTGTGATCTTGCCTTGAACAATCCGGGTATTGATATTAATTAGCGCCTGAAAATCGCCATACCAGAGATTCAAGTCCTTAGTTTCTATGCAATATTGTAATTGACTCATCCAAAGATTCCGTTCACATAATCATAAGTTCTCTGATCTGCGGGATGTTCGGAGAAAATAACTTCGCTGCGATCCACTTCAATCAACTCACCGGCCAGAAAAAAAGCGGTTCGATCAGCAAGACGACGAGCTTGTTGGACAAGATTTGTCACTAGAATGATTGTCATTTGGGTTCGCAACGATTTCAACACATCCTCGATCCGCATGGTGGTAACTGGATCAATGGCGATGGAGAACTCATCCAAGCATAAAATCTGGGGCTGATGCGATAAGGCTCGGGCAATGGTCAGGCGTTGCTGTTGTCCACCTGAAAGTCTGGTGCCGAGGGTATTGAGCCGATCCTTCACCTCATCCCACAGCGCAGCCTGAACAAGACATCGTTCCACGATTTCATCCAATTGTCGTTTATCGCGAACCCCAGCCATCCTCGGTGCAAACGCGACATTATCATAAATGGACAATGGCAATCCCACTGGGAGTGGGGATACCATGCCAACTTGCCGCCTCAATTCATAGACGTTTCTTTGTTTGTAAATATCGCGACCATCGATCTTCACCGTCCCAGAGATCTGAGCCGATGGAATAAATTCTACGGTTCGATTAATTGTTTTGAGGAATGTGCTTTTGCCAGATTGGGCTGGACCGATAATCCCCAAAATTTCATGGTCAAAAACATCCAATGAGATATTATGAAGCGCCGTCTTTTGGCCGTAGCGAACCGTCAAATTTGAAATCTCTATTTTTTTGGAATTGGTTACCATTTCTTTCTCAATCTGAGATAAATCCTGAAAATAATCGCCATGGCATTGACCATTAAGACGGTCCCCAACAAGACAACCGCAGTTCCGTATGGCAAAGCTTCTGGGACGTTTGGCACTTGGGTAGAGATAGTGAACAAATGCATTGACAATGCCATACATTGATCAAAAAGCCCATAGGCGAAAATATCGCCCTCACGGATCGCCTTGAAAAACACTGCGCCAGTGAACATAATTGGTGCGGTTTCGCCCGCCGCTCGAGACACCTGAAGAATGATCCCAGTCAGAATTCCGCTAATGGAATTGGGCAAGACGACATGTCGAATCGTCTGCCAACGAGTCGCACCCAAATTCCAACAAGCTTCTCGGAACGCGCGGGGTACAGAAGCCAGCGCCTCTTTAGTACTGGCAATAATAACTGGCAGAGTCATGATCGCCAGAGTAAGGGATGCAGCCAAAATCGAGCG
It encodes:
- a CDS encoding tetratricopeptide repeat protein — encoded protein: MKKKIILLGEAIYLCLIMSSGWSQVSPISEERLFTAARSAYQDRLYKMAISQLTDFLARYPNSPYATTATFMLAESFFQTSDYKKSIEYYQKLIMGTPAIQYRQPAMVRIGESYFHLNQFGRAREILNQFLISYKNPELEDDALYWLAESEYRMGNLSEALKLYQSIVDRFPQGGMADYALYSIGFIYESEKQFNQALTAYKKLLSDYPNSKLHAVVIYRIGFAAMNNGEWELAVRLLSTAIEKYPNDQYRDRAAFLIGEAYLNLGKFDQAIQQYQQLITQKTATEFIDDCYYGIGWAYLQQQKYDQAISAFESLLRNHPQSPLVPSALYHQGRCYTLQGQSRSGRAMFKTLLEKYPNHDKAAEAYYEIAVIDFSEDRYAEARQLFEEILKLFPQSRVAGEAAFMVGECFRATKQLDAAIQAYELVLSQYATSNAIPNTLQKLAWCLIQQQRYESALVHLEKLLNQFPDHEIADLGWFWKGEALFHLNRYIEASSAYEMIIATYPTSSKLAESYYGLGWCQLKRHNFAEAIAAFDQAQQLATDVTIRADAVLRSGDGYFNLKQYDKAVERYRSVQGYNISIDDRAEAQFQIGQCYLRQNDYRASALEFQKVLEIYPTSRWAAEAKYMVGNSFFRAGDYASAIAHFQKMIDQFPNSPFVADAIYGQADCYYNMGHYDKAIEHYRRVIDRFPNGDLVDDAVSGIQWSLLQQGKTEAAVQVAEDYIKKYPGTKLAAELQNRRAELLFNLNQFEQAIEQYQKLLKEYPTSEPSGAAWYWIGQSYMKLEDATRALTAYQKQVSLYPRDPISPLAFMKIGELYQHQQDYERAIMNYQQMESVYAGTEHAGKARLEIGRCYAALNRFESALAIFEQLIEQYPATELSYWAKLESGKAHLNQGKYDLARSLLQQVVDYQIPELSAEAQYWIGELYFRQRDYSKAAIEYLKVKYLFPTQQQWVLRGIFQAGIANEQQGRFGEARLLYRTIIEQYQDKEYQQKAHRKLQEIAGR
- a CDS encoding diacylglycerol kinase family lipid kinase; this translates as MERGKRIKFIYNPHSGFIHPEQYVRRVIDYYFPRNLCSYEFFVTEGKGHAYEISRKAAQEGDDIVVAIGGDGTVNETASGLVNSETALGIMPNGSGNGLARGLGIPVSLRRAAKVITRGSIRSIDVGLAEDRYFFVIAGLGLDAMIGKRFEEGKIRGPAPYYIAGVREFFRYREPEYVIQFEGQTIRTRALVVAVANTKQYGNNAIIAPKARPDDGLLDLAIIEPTSLVSAVYYLPTLFTGHIDRAPFTRIYRATKFRIIREFPAPYTLDGEVFEGKKNLSISMLPRALKVVVSDPYF
- a CDS encoding DUF1893 domain-containing protein yields the protein MQHTLEAYLDGEIVFYSDGKWLYPLFELEEFIDQHQIDPSRLLVVDKIVGRAAALIQLHFGIRTVRATLMSRLALELFNHFHVNYQFEQLVDRIQCRTEELLKNEYDPDRAYQLIYQLAYKKNR
- a CDS encoding DUF169 domain-containing protein, with translation MQSNPDLLIRRSGISLPLIGFYDAPDAAPFAPLIAPQPKTRNCVFAFFHRWLEGYTLHLTSDNFGCGGAGRWLFGQETRNRQDFIKFLVDEEGLKASHSLMGKWIEQAKPYQPDHPNLLIGPLKPALYQFLKTVTFFVNPDQLSLLMIGAQYESAPEDPSPVIAPFGSGCSQLAPLFPDITIPRAIIGGTDIAMRQYLPANLLAFTVTRPMFERLCRLDDRSFLFKPFWQRLRAARSQSQS
- a CDS encoding phosphate ABC transporter ATP-binding protein, which translates into the protein MSQLQYCIETKDLNLWYGDFQALININTRIVQGKITALIGPSGCGKTTLLRCFNRVNERYGNVTTTGEIKIWGKNIYDPDVSLIELRKNVGMVFQRPNPLPLSVYENVIFGYRIHQRRNDYTKAMADEAVHSALEAVGLWHELKDKLHVKATSLQLEQQQKLCIARLLPLKPQIILMDEPCSALDVEATRNIEELMFQLAGKYTIVIVTHNMAQARRVSDECIFMLLGELIEHRRTEDLFINPMDPRTADYIEGRYG
- a CDS encoding phosphate ABC transporter ATP-binding protein, whose product is MVTNSKKIEISNLTVRYGQKTALHNISLDVFDHEILGIIGPAQSGKSTFLKTINRTVEFIPSAQISGTVKIDGRDIYKQRNVYELRRQVGMVSPLPVGLPLSIYDNVAFAPRMAGVRDKRQLDEIVERCLVQAALWDEVKDRLNTLGTRLSGGQQQRLTIARALSHQPQILCLDEFSIAIDPVTTMRIEDVLKSLRTQMTIILVTNLVQQARRLADRTAFFLAGELIEVDRSEVIFSEHPADQRTYDYVNGIFG
- the pstA gene encoding phosphate ABC transporter permease PstA, which translates into the protein MFKETDFDRKKRTTELVARSLFFVMMLLMILPLVIIVGYLFYKAYPILSLDFILKNPTKGMRAGGIWAPFLGTLYLIVISLVIAAPVGVLAAVYLNEYARESWFTRMINLAVVNLAGVPSIVHALFGLGAFVIFMGIGRSILAASLTLAIMTLPVIIASTKEALASVPRAFREACWNLGATRWQTIRHVVLPNSISGILTGIILQVSRAAGETAPIMFTGAVFFKAIREGDIFAYGLFDQCMALSMHLFTISTQVPNVPEALPYGTAVVLLGTVLMVNAMAIIFRIYLRLRKKW